A single region of the Leptodactylus fuscus isolate aLepFus1 chromosome 5, aLepFus1.hap2, whole genome shotgun sequence genome encodes:
- the TGOLN2 gene encoding trans-Golgi network integral membrane protein 2: MAPRVCCALLLSVLLAAAMSIGRAVPVDRPDQDFGYTDEKEQSASKMPQEQGQPAVEKSQNWEESKVDKPQELALSDVKMSQEWIHPITERIQEWGEYKVEKPKEWIPSEMKMTQEWGQLEKIQEWGESKVEKPQEEWVPSEMKMTQESGQPGEKPKEWIPSEMKMTQEWGQPITQKIQDWQGYRVDKPQEEGVLSEIKMTQEWGQPGEKPKEWIPSEMKMTQEWGQPVTERIQEWGESKVEKPQEERVPSEMKMTQEWGQPVTERIQDWVGYREERPQEWLPSRAKEPQEGEQPEADLVMEWRLFLERRPKEENPQEREKLLPEFMKFLEKESIIVEPQWVERKAEELLERLDGIELIARNEDVQLKANKPLEESVPKEQRPQEEKEPKKLEVACCMTSDAPNGSEVFNIVTDTERDNTDIVEDLPGQLEENPSRDQENIIFQEESGSGYFGTYLITSIILVAVLYMVYHNKRSSQLKIFVLALQGRRPNSWEYRRLEENTSLSVPLLNAQDCQLSEKPGHFLLQP; this comes from the exons ATGGCTCCACGAGTGTGCTGTGCTCTGCTCCTCTCTGTACTGCTGGCGGCTGCCATGTCTATCGGCCGGG ctGTACCTGTAGATCGACCTGATCAAGATTTTGGTTATACTGATGAGAAGGAACAATCTGCATCAAAGATGCCTCAGGAACAAGGACAGCCTGCAGTGGAGAAGTCTCAGAACTGGGAAGAGTCTAAGGTGGACAAGCCTCAAGAGTTGGCACTATCTGATGTGAAAAtgagccaggagtggatacaTCCTATAACTGAGAGAATCCAGGAGTGGGGAGAGTACAAAGTGGAAAAGCCCAAGGAGTGGATACCATCTGAAATGAAAATGACCCAGGAGTGGGGGCAGCTTGAGAAAATCCAGGAGTGGGGAGAGTCTAAAGTAGAAAAGCCTCAGGAAGAATGGGTACCATCTGAAATGAAAATGACCCAGGAGTCGGGGCAGCCTGGGGAAAAGCCCAAGGAATGGATACCATCTGAAATGAAAATGACCCAGGAGTGGGGGCAGCCTATTACTCAGAAAATCCAGGATTGGCAAGGGTATAGAGTGGATAAGCCTCAGGAGGAAGGGGTGCTATCTGAAATCAAAATGACCCAGGAGTGGGGACAACCTGGGGAAAAGCCCAAGGAGTGGATACCATCTGAAATGAAAATGACCCAGGAGTGGGGGCAGCCTGTAACTGAGAGAATCCAGGAGTGGGGAGAGTCTAAAGTAGAAAAGCCTCAGGAAGAACGGGTACCATCTGAAATGAAAATGACCCAGGAGTGGGGACAGCCTGTAACTGAGAGAATCCAGGACTGGGTAGGGTATAGAGAGGAAAGGCCCCAGGAGTGGCTGCCATCTAGAGCAAAGGAGCCTCAGGAGGGGGAGCAGCCTGAAGCAGATCTGGTCATGGAGTGGAGACTATTTTTAGAGAGAAGGCCTAAAGAAGAAAATCCCCAAGAGCGAGAGAAGCTACTGCCTGAATTCATGAAGTTCCTGGAAAAGGAGTCTATAATAGTGGAGCCTCAGTGGGTAGAACGTAAAGCAGAGGAGCTATTGGAGCGATTAGATGGCATTGAACTCATTGCAAGGAATGAGGATGTACAACTGAAAGCAAACAAGCCCCTTGAGGAGAGCGTGCCTAAAGAACAGAGGCCCCAGGAGGAGAAAGAGCCCAAAAAATTAGAAGTTGCTTGTTGTATGACATCAGATGCCCCTAATGGAAGTGAAGTTTTTAATATTGTAACGGATACAGAAAGGGACAATACTGATATTGTTGAAGACTTACCAGGCCAACTAGAAGAAAATCCATCTAGAGATCAAGAGAACATCATCTTCCAAGAGGAGTCAGGAAGCGGCTATTTTGGCACTTATCTAATAACCTCCATCATCCTTGTAGCTGTACTCTACATGGTTTACCACAACAAACGCTCGTCACAACTAAAG ATCTTTGTTCTTGCACTTCAAGGAAGACGCCCAAATTCATGGGAGTACCGGAGACTGGAGGAAAAT ACGTCACTCAGCGTTCCACTTCTGAATGCCCAAGACTGCCAGCTCTCCGAGAAACCAGGACATTTCCTTCTACAACCTTAA